A window from Haloplanus rubicundus encodes these proteins:
- a CDS encoding transcription initiation factor IIB has protein sequence MSQDAHENTDTTTHSTDSASAGSGSPTPVSTRLRQNQQQTQSCSSETASKGEQSKATDSESTDELQCPECATDEYLVIDEEETYCGECGLVLVRDILDRRLRWVDTGDGREPERGGAPTTHRLHHKGLPTEIGYNIDGYDRPLSRQTKRRFRRLRKWDSRSKTGSSRDRSLRLGLGEIARLISALELSGSIHDRVADLYREVCEKEMLAGNSIEGMASACVYAACRLERLPRTLKEIGEVARVDTKEINQDYKCLNQDLELATPPPLPQDYIPRLASAVDASPRLERRAYQLSRSNAVGVLANGRQPNGVAAACLYHASKESRRSNVRLTQRTLAEEGYTTPTTLRKLWRELKALADDGKLPDPDGDPDYFS, from the coding sequence ATGTCTCAAGACGCCCACGAGAACACTGACACTACAACCCATAGTACCGACTCGGCTTCCGCCGGGTCGGGGTCTCCCACTCCCGTCTCGACGCGCCTCAGGCAGAACCAGCAGCAGACTCAGTCATGCTCCAGCGAGACTGCCTCCAAAGGCGAGCAGTCGAAAGCCACGGACTCGGAATCGACCGATGAACTACAGTGTCCCGAGTGCGCAACCGACGAGTACCTCGTCATTGACGAGGAGGAAACCTACTGTGGGGAATGTGGCCTCGTACTCGTCCGTGACATCCTCGATCGGCGCCTTCGCTGGGTCGATACTGGGGACGGCCGTGAACCCGAACGTGGCGGCGCTCCCACCACGCATCGCCTCCATCATAAGGGGCTCCCGACGGAGATCGGATATAACATCGACGGGTACGACCGCCCGCTGTCGCGTCAGACCAAACGGCGTTTCCGTCGACTCCGTAAGTGGGATAGTCGATCGAAAACCGGCTCGAGTCGCGACCGCTCGCTCCGCCTCGGCCTCGGCGAAATCGCTCGCCTCATCAGTGCGCTCGAACTCTCCGGCTCTATCCACGACCGCGTCGCTGACCTCTACCGCGAGGTGTGTGAGAAAGAAATGCTCGCTGGCAACTCCATCGAAGGCATGGCGAGCGCCTGTGTGTACGCTGCTTGCCGTCTCGAACGCCTGCCACGCACGCTCAAAGAGATTGGTGAAGTCGCTCGTGTCGATACTAAAGAAATCAATCAGGACTACAAATGCCTAAATCAAGATCTTGAGCTCGCAACGCCTCCACCACTCCCGCAGGACTACATCCCACGACTCGCGAGTGCCGTTGATGCCTCCCCTCGTCTCGAACGCCGTGCCTACCAGCTCTCCAGATCGAACGCTGTGGGTGTCCTCGCGAACGGCCGGCAACCGAACGGCGTCGCCGCAGCGTGTCTCTACCACGCTTCCAAAGAGAGTAGGCGAAGCAACGTTCGACTCACCCAGCGAACTCTTGCGGAGGAAGGTTACACGACCCCGACGACGCTTCGTAAGCTCTGGAGGGAACTCAAAGCCCTCGCTGACGACGGGAAACTTCCCGATCCAGACGGCGACCCCGACTACTTCTCATGA
- a CDS encoding DUF6166 domain-containing protein, translating into MLAKTDYSRKTKWKHKTYRGERGVGGNFVYAGDDLLDKHLFVHRVAPGGFDWGPDASDEKACQLAIALLAPLRGVDHAVEHYYLFAENFVRRELTEDTWEIKSQDYRSKEYVKAIDGRDYPGNTASSPRDAPDLEDTDLESITYAEEIALAKKYEEVLWQSGNRRENLQRLNAIWNGEEDPASDAVASGTLYRIQGLDIPTNARGTLVNQFDSMGELAAWVYYGRNHSQLTGISDASAKKIRNARAGFVQYFGGETFIPEHDSREMSLSEMPKSRGDTAQQTFRGALGGGDE; encoded by the coding sequence ATGCTAGCAAAAACCGACTACTCCAGAAAAACAAAATGGAAGCACAAAACGTATCGAGGCGAACGCGGCGTTGGCGGAAACTTCGTCTACGCCGGAGATGACCTGCTCGACAAGCATCTGTTCGTCCACCGAGTCGCTCCCGGCGGATTCGACTGGGGGCCTGACGCCTCCGACGAGAAAGCCTGCCAACTCGCGATCGCCCTGCTCGCCCCGCTCAGAGGCGTGGACCATGCCGTCGAACACTACTATCTATTCGCGGAGAACTTCGTCCGGCGCGAACTGACCGAGGACACCTGGGAAATCAAAAGCCAGGACTACCGCTCAAAGGAATACGTCAAGGCCATCGACGGTCGCGACTACCCCGGAAATACTGCTTCCAGCCCCCGAGATGCTCCCGATCTCGAGGATACCGACCTCGAATCTATCACGTACGCCGAGGAGATCGCCCTCGCCAAGAAGTACGAGGAGGTCCTGTGGCAGTCGGGGAATCGCCGCGAGAACCTCCAACGGCTCAACGCCATCTGGAACGGTGAGGAAGATCCTGCCAGCGACGCCGTCGCTTCGGGGACACTCTACCGAATCCAGGGTCTCGACATACCCACAAACGCTCGTGGGACACTCGTCAACCAGTTTGACTCGATGGGCGAACTTGCAGCCTGGGTCTACTACGGGCGTAATCACTCCCAGCTCACGGGTATCAGCGACGCATCCGCGAAGAAAATCCGGAACGCTCGCGCCGGCTTCGTCCAGTACTTCGGCGGTGAGACGTTCATCCCCGAGCACGACAGCCGTGAAATGTCTCTCTCAGAGATGCCCAAATCTCGGGGCGACACCGCACAGCAGACGTTCAGAGGTGCCCTTGGCGGCGGGGATGAGTAA
- a CDS encoding DNA polymerase sliding clamp encodes MSTNTESESADAQPATTPDDGSSDVESEMDVDDATTAETAENTQPKGEPEPDLESEPDSEPEQESNTDGEADEDVEEDAEEEADVGTGPPSQFQAAIMGGDIKEFVGTLRAIVDEAKFNVEPDGIQVRAVDPANVAMDDGVLSAGAFESYDASEGVLGLNLERLEEVLKLAKKDDLVELSFDTHTFKLVIYIDGVEFTMACIDPDSIRSEPEIPDMDLPASFIVDESQIRRGVKAADMVSDHIQIRCDETEQAVFIEAQGDTDDVSLELTEEEYIAITAVDAEALFSLDYVKDISRKLPKGAEISITFGTDFPMMIEYEFADGECEILSMVAPRIRSD; translated from the coding sequence ATGAGTACCAACACCGAATCCGAAAGCGCGGACGCACAGCCAGCGACCACACCCGACGACGGATCCTCAGACGTCGAATCTGAGATGGATGTCGACGACGCGACTACCGCAGAAACCGCTGAAAATACCCAACCCAAAGGCGAGCCCGAACCAGATCTGGAATCGGAACCAGATTCTGAACCGGAGCAAGAATCCAACACCGACGGTGAAGCCGACGAGGACGTCGAGGAAGACGCAGAAGAAGAGGCCGATGTCGGCACCGGACCGCCGAGCCAGTTCCAGGCCGCCATCATGGGCGGTGACATCAAGGAGTTCGTCGGTACGCTTCGCGCCATCGTCGACGAGGCGAAGTTCAATGTTGAGCCTGATGGCATTCAGGTCCGTGCGGTCGATCCCGCAAACGTCGCGATGGACGACGGTGTGCTGTCCGCAGGGGCTTTCGAGTCCTACGACGCCTCCGAGGGTGTTCTGGGCCTCAATCTCGAACGTCTCGAGGAAGTCCTAAAACTGGCGAAGAAGGATGATCTCGTCGAACTCTCGTTCGACACGCATACGTTCAAACTCGTCATCTACATCGATGGCGTCGAGTTCACGATGGCGTGTATCGACCCCGACAGCATCAGGTCGGAACCCGAAATTCCGGACATGGATCTCCCCGCGTCGTTCATTGTCGATGAATCGCAGATCAGGCGGGGGGTGAAAGCAGCTGATATGGTCTCCGACCACATCCAAATCCGTTGTGACGAGACCGAGCAGGCCGTCTTCATCGAAGCCCAAGGTGACACCGACGACGTGTCCCTGGAACTTACCGAGGAGGAATACATCGCGATAACCGCCGTTGACGCGGAGGCGCTGTTCTCACTGGACTACGTGAAGGATATCTCACGGAAACTCCCGAAGGGAGCCGAGATCAGCATCACCTTCGGCACGGACTTCCCCATGATGATCGAGTACGAGTTCGCAGACGGTGAATGCGAGATCCTCTCGATGGTCGCTCCGCGAATCCGGTCTGACTGA